A region from the Caloramator mitchellensis genome encodes:
- a CDS encoding MCP four helix bundle domain-containing protein → MHKMPKTIKILNNIKIKNSVIILIATIEIFLILISLLAINNMKTLRNDINSLYNDRILPASELKKMEKEFYQIRLSFDQMLYSNNYDSSLEAQILWKNKNTDKILSKYKTFNLNDEQKKMVSLLENNYKLYIENILNITNKLKNKENISVEDISYYKDLNIKIEKSFADSIKFNDDIAAIVVNKSNVSFSKSINTFVYIFILITLFSVFLGLIIEKIIKNSLMKIKQVAERLSEYDFTIELDVEGKNELAQVNNLLKNIIENIKETLKQVQEKAVELTAHSENLLTNSEEMASSSQELAKTMQQVAEGSSSQASDLQDIVGLMSNLTDSIENVYKE, encoded by the coding sequence ATGCATAAAATGCCAAAAACAATAAAAATACTTAATAACATTAAAATAAAAAATTCAGTTATTATTCTCATTGCGACAATAGAGATATTCTTAATCTTAATATCATTGCTTGCAATTAATAATATGAAAACATTGAGAAATGACATAAATAGTTTATACAACGATAGGATTCTGCCTGCAAGTGAATTAAAGAAGATGGAAAAGGAATTTTATCAGATTAGACTTAGCTTTGACCAGATGTTATATTCAAATAATTATGATTCTAGCCTAGAAGCACAGATTTTATGGAAGAACAAGAATACAGACAAAATTCTTAGCAAATATAAAACATTTAATTTGAATGATGAACAAAAAAAGATGGTATCTTTGTTGGAGAACAACTATAAGCTGTATATAGAAAACATTTTAAATATTACGAATAAATTAAAGAATAAGGAAAACATATCAGTTGAGGATATTAGTTATTATAAAGATTTGAACATTAAAATCGAGAAATCCTTTGCCGATTCAATTAAGTTTAATGACGATATAGCGGCAATAGTTGTTAATAAGAGCAATGTTTCATTTAGTAAATCTATAAATACATTTGTTTATATATTCATTCTGATTACTTTATTTTCAGTATTTTTAGGTCTTATTATAGAGAAAATTATAAAGAATTCTTTAATGAAAATTAAACAAGTTGCTGAAAGATTGTCTGAATATGATTTTACTATAGAATTGGATGTAGAGGGCAAAAATGAACTTGCTCAGGTCAATAATTTATTAAAAAACATTATCGAAAATATAAAGGAAACGCTTAAACAAGTTCAAGAGAAAGCTGTAGAATTAACTGCACATTCAGAAAATCTTTTGACAAATTCAGAAGAGATGGCATCGTCATCACAAGAGCTTGCAAAGACAATGCAGCAGGTGGCAGAGGGTTCATCTTCACAGGCAAGCGATTTACAGGATATCGTAGGATTAATGTCAAATTTAACTGACAGTATAGAGAATGTATATAAAGAA
- the hemL gene encoding glutamate-1-semialdehyde 2,1-aminomutase, whose product MRNESIFNESQKYMPGGVNSPVRAFRGLNINPPVFKSGKGQYIYDEDGKRYIDYVGAWGPMILGHCDEDVVKAIEETSRNAIAFGAPTELELNLAKLICETTDIDMIRFVNSGTEATMSAVKLARGFTGKNKIIKFSGCYHGHYDGFLVSAGSGVMTHSIPGSAGIPVDSVKNTLIADYNDIESVRKLFEEYGDDIAAVLIEPIAGNMGVVPAKKDFLEELRVLCTNYESLLIFDEVMTGFRVAYKGAREIYGIEPDLVTYGKIIGGGLPCGAYGGKREIMEYLSPIGPVYQAGTMSGNPIVMAAGLATLNKIYENKDVFYTKLEGLGKTLESKMMEAANKRGINITINRCGSMLTAFFTDRKVENYHDAKQCDVNLYSKFAENMILNGHYVSPSQFEALFLSIRHREEDIEEFIETIEKIF is encoded by the coding sequence ATGAGAAACGAGAGCATATTTAATGAATCCCAAAAATATATGCCTGGAGGCGTTAATAGCCCGGTTAGAGCATTCAGGGGACTTAATATTAATCCTCCTGTGTTTAAAAGTGGTAAAGGGCAATACATCTATGATGAGGATGGTAAAAGATATATAGATTATGTTGGCGCATGGGGACCTATGATTTTAGGACACTGCGACGAGGATGTTGTTAAGGCGATTGAGGAAACTTCAAGAAATGCGATAGCATTTGGAGCGCCGACTGAGCTTGAGCTAAATCTTGCAAAGCTTATTTGTGAGACAACTGATATCGATATGATAAGATTTGTAAATTCAGGAACAGAAGCTACTATGAGCGCTGTAAAACTTGCAAGAGGTTTTACAGGTAAGAATAAGATTATTAAATTTTCAGGTTGTTATCACGGCCATTATGATGGTTTTCTTGTCTCAGCCGGTTCTGGAGTTATGACTCATTCAATTCCTGGAAGCGCTGGCATTCCTGTTGATAGCGTTAAAAATACTTTAATAGCAGATTACAACGATATAGAATCAGTTAGGAAATTGTTTGAAGAATATGGTGATGATATAGCTGCTGTTTTGATAGAGCCGATAGCCGGAAACATGGGGGTTGTTCCTGCAAAAAAGGACTTTTTAGAAGAGTTAAGAGTATTGTGCACAAATTATGAATCGCTTTTAATTTTTGATGAAGTTATGACGGGATTCAGGGTTGCCTACAAAGGTGCACGAGAGATTTATGGAATTGAGCCAGACCTTGTGACATATGGTAAAATTATAGGCGGTGGATTGCCCTGCGGTGCCTACGGAGGTAAAAGAGAGATTATGGAATACCTCTCTCCCATTGGACCGGTTTACCAGGCGGGAACAATGTCTGGAAATCCAATTGTAATGGCTGCCGGTTTAGCTACGCTTAATAAAATATATGAGAATAAAGATGTATTCTACACAAAGCTTGAAGGACTTGGAAAAACACTTGAGAGTAAAATGATGGAGGCTGCGAATAAAAGGGGAATAAATATTACTATAAACAGATGCGGCTCTATGCTTACTGCATTTTTTACTGACAGAAAAGTCGAAAACTATCATGATGCAAAGCAATGCGACGTAAATTTATATTCTAAGTTTGCAGAGAATATGATTTTAAACGGACACTATGTTTCGCCTTCACAGTTTGAGGCATTGTTTTTATCTATTAGGCATAGAGAAGAGGATATTGAGGAGTTTATAGAAACAATAGAGAAAATTTTTTAG